The following are encoded together in the Osmia lignaria lignaria isolate PbOS001 chromosome 6, iyOsmLign1, whole genome shotgun sequence genome:
- the LOC117607750 gene encoding sodium/potassium-transporting ATPase subunit alpha, giving the protein MQRASKIMRQASSTPIIKKKLTEEEIEDLHQELNTKDHMIPLEQLCEKLNTDIVNGLTQEEANNVLHRVGPNSLTPPKVTPEYIKFMKCMFHGFAGLLWGCALLCYILYGLSMGLEGTGGGIEWLGVIITLICLISGICAYIQESKNTKIMESFKKMVPTFATVIRGGMKMRIATEDLVPGDLVQIRLGDKIPADIRIIECRELRVENSSITGESEPVLRTNYPTDENPLESSNVAFFSSFAVEGQGNAIVVATGDETMIGRLAGLTSHLEKEETPIAKEIRHFVQIIATISIIFGLFFFIVSLILDPNILKAFTYMLGIVIANVPEVLLVTVTTSLTLTAQKMAENNCLIKNLEAVETLGSTSTICSDKTGTLTQNKMSVSNLWFGHTRYNFPPGERLGVEKHLLTEKPAFNIMIKNATLCLRAEFIAESTLLNPIDEREVIGDASETGILRFCEHIHPTEKFREVHQKVAEIPFNSITKYQLSIHKDEYGYTMIMKGAPEIILENCTHILTTDGETKEMTPLDLTISRRACAELGYLGERVLAYCDLHLPESIYGPNFKFYTESSSSYNFPTMGYRFAGLISLIDPPRPAVPDAVRKCRTAGIKVIMVTGDHPVTAMAIAKKVGIIGEGNETKYERAILQNKSYSQLSDSDSGAIIITGSELRNMDAAQLDHIVRNYEEIVFARTSPQQKLLIVESCQRLGEIVAVTGDGVNDSPALRKADIGVAMGITGSDVAKNAADMILMDDNFASIVIGIEEGRLVFDNLKKSIVYTLTSSIPEMLPMLSSLIFAIPLPFILEMILCVDIGTDLLPAIALAYEKAESDIMRRAPRNPQYDKLVNKRLISIAYGQIGMTQSLAGLYTYFMILMLNGFLPDRLLGLRLDWENKSINDLQDSYGQTWTYDTRMDLLNEARTGYFLSIVITQLIDLIMCKTRVNSIVEQGMDNWFLNFSLIFEIILTGFLLYVPGIGKVLKFMPLSAYWYWPSLPLGVFLWIYDEFRRFCIRKFPGGIIDQETYY; this is encoded by the exons ATGCAACGAGCAAGTAAAATAATGAGACAAGCAAGCTCTACTCCAATAATCAAGAAAAAGCTTACTGAAGAAGAAATAGAGGATCTGCACCAAGAACTGAATACCAAAGATCACATGATTCCGTTGGAACAATTGTGTGAAAAATTAAACACAGATATTGTCAATGGTTTGACACAAGAGGAAGCAAATAATGTTCTCCATAGAGTGGGACCGAACTCCCTGACCCCGCCGAAAGTAACGCcagaatatataaaatttatgaaatgtatgTTTCACGGATTCGCCGGCCTCTTATGGGGTTGTGCATTATTGTGTTATATTTTATATGGACTTAGTATGGGACTCGAAGGCACAGGTGGTGGGATCGAATGGTTAGGAGTTATTATTACACTGATATGTTTGATCTCAGGAATATGTGCTTATATACAAGAaagtaaaaatacaaaa ATAATGGAATCGTTCAAAAAAATGGTACCTACATTTGCAACAGTAATAAGAGGGGGTATGAAAATGCGTATAGCAACTGAAGATTTAGTTCCAGGGGATCTAGTACAAATCAGACTTGGCGATAAAATTCCAGCCGACATCAGGATCATAGAATGTCGTGAACTCAGAGTAGAAAACTCGAGCATCACTGGAGAAAGCGAACCTGTGCTTCGAACAAACTACCCAACTGATGAGAATCCCTTGGAATCTTCTAATGTAGCTTTCTTCTCGTCCTTTGCAGTGGAAGGACAGGGCAATGCAATAGTGGTAGCCACTGGTGATGAGACAATGATAGGGAGACTTGCAGGACTCACCTCTCACctagagaaagaagaaacaccAATCGCCAAAGAAATTAGACACTTTGTTCAAATAATTGCCACCATATCCATAATATTCGGACTGTTCTTTTTTATAGTATCATTAATACTAGATCCCAATATACTGAAAGCATTTACGTACATGCTGGGTATAGTAATAGCTAATGTGCCTGAAGTTCTATTGGTTACCGTCACCACGAGTCTAACGCTTACAGCCCAAAAAATGGCAGAgaataattgtttaattaaaaatttagaagcAGTCGAGACGCTTGGCTCTACGTCAACTATCTGCTCGGATAAAACTGGAACTCTGACTCAGAACAAAATGAGCGTCTCCAATTTATGGTTTGGACATACGAGGTACAATTTTCCCCCAGGCGAGAGGCTCGGCGTTGAGAAACACTTGTTAACGGAGAAACCAGCTTTCAATATAATGATCAAGAACGCCACTCTCTGTCTTCGTGCAGAGTTCATCGCAGAATCCACTTTGTTGAATCCAATCGACGAGCGAGAGGTAATTGGGGACGCTTCAGAGACAGGTATTCTCAGATTCTGCGAGCATATACACCCCACAGAAAAATTCAGAGAGGTGCACCAAAAGGTCGCGGAAATCCCGTTCAACTCCATAACAAAATACCAGCTATCCATTCACAAGGATGAATATGGATATACAATGATCATGAAAGGCGCTCCAGAGATAATCCTAGAAAACTGTACCCATATACTAACCACCGATGGAGAAACAAAAGAAATGACTCCTCTGGATCTCACAATATCCCGAAGAGCCTGTGCAGAGTTGGGATACTTAGGAGAGCGAGTTTTAGCTTACTGCGATCTTCATCTACCTGAGAGCATTTACGGtccaaattttaaattctataccGAGTCTTCTAGTTCCTACAATTTCCCAACAATGGGTTATAGGTTTGCTGGGCTGATTAGTCTCATAGACCCTCCAAGGCCAGCTGTGCCTGATGCAGTGAGAAAGTGTCGCACAGCAGGGATCAAGGTGATAATGGTGACTGGTGACCATCCAGTGACGGCAATGGCAATAGCAAAGAAAGTTGGCATCATTGGAGAGGGGAATGAGACGAAATATGAAAGAGCAATACTACAGAACAAGTCATATTCACAATTAAGTGACAGCGACTCTGGTGCTATAATCATAACTGGTTCTGAATTGAGGAACATGGATGCAGCACAGTTAGACCATATTGTGAGGAACTATGAAGAGATAGTCTTTGCAAGAACTTCTCCGCAGCAGAAGCTCCTTATAGTGGAAAGCTGTCAGAGATTAGGAGAAATTGTGGCAGTTACCGGAGATGGGGTGAATGATTCCCCAGCATTAAGAAAGGCGGACATTGGTGTGGCAATGGGCATAACAGGCTCCGACGTGGCGAAAAATGCGGCAGACATGATTCTCATGGACGACAATTTTGCGTCAATTGTGATCGGGATAGAAGAAGGTAGACTGGTATTTGACAATCTTAAGAAGTCTATTGTGTATACCTTAACTTCTAGCATACCTGAGATGCTGCCTATGCTAAGCAGTCTCATTTTTGCTATACCTCTACCATTCATTCTGGAGATGATTCTATGCGTTGATATAGGCACTGATTTGCTTCCAGCAATTGCACTGGCATACGAGAAGGCTGAGTCTGATATAATGCGCCGTGCGCCAAGAAATCCACAGTATGATAAACTTGTTAATAAGCGCTTAATATCTATTGCTTATGGGCAGATCGGAATGACCCAGTCTTTGGCTGGACTTTACACCTATTTCATGATTCTTATGTTAAATGGATTTCTACCTGATCGTCTTTTAGGACTACGATTAGATTGGGAGAATAAATCTATTAATGATTTGCAAGATTCTTACGGGCAGACGTGGACTTATGATACGAGAATGGATTTATTAAATGAAGCTCGTACTGGGTATTTCTTGTCCATTGTTATAACACAACTGATAGATTTGATCATGTGTAAAACTAGAGTTAATTCGATTGTAGAACAAGGAATGGATAATTGgtttttgaatttttcgttGATTTTTGAAATCATTTTAACAGGGTTTCTGTTGTATGTACCAGGGATAGGAAAAGTATTGAAGTTTATGCCTTTGAGTGCTTATTGGTATTGGCCGAGTTTACCGCTTGGGGTGTTTCTTTGGATATACGACGAATTTAGGAGGTTTTGTATTAGGAAGTTTCCTGGGGGAATCATAGACCAGGAAACTTATTACTAA
- the RpL17 gene encoding ribosomal protein L17 translates to MGRYSHEPVNATKSCKARGSNLRVHFKNTHEAARAIKNMPLRRAQKYLKNVIEHKECVPFRRFNGGVGRCAQAKQFGTTQGRWPKKSAEFLLQLLKNAESNADVRGLDIDRLVINHIQVNHAPCLRRRTYRAHGRINPYMSSPCHIEVILTEKEDFVIKSPEEEPSKKKLSKKKLARQKEKMMRE, encoded by the exons ATGGGACGTTATTCGCATGAACCAGTAAATGCGACCAAATCGTGCAAAGCGCGAGGTTCCAATTTACGAGTGCACTTTAAA AACACGCATGAAGCAGCACGAGCCATCAAGAACATGCCCTTACGTAGGGCACAGAAATACCTGAAAAACGTAATTGAACACAAAGAGTGTGTTCCATTTCGTAGATTTAATGGTGGTGTTGGCAGGTGTGCTCAAGCAAAACAGTTTGGTACCACACAAG GTCGTTGGCCTAAGAAGTCAGCTGAATTTCTATTGCAGCTGTTAAAGAATGCAGAAAGTAATGCAGATGTTAGGGGTTTAGATATTGACCGTCTTGTAATTAATCACATTCAAGTAAACCATGCTCCCTGTTTACGCAGAAGAACATACAGAGCTCATGGTCGCATCAACC CTTATATGAGTTCACCGTGTCATATTGAAGTTATTTTGACTGAAAAGGAAGATTTTGTAATAAAGAGCCCAGAAGAGGAGCCTTCAAAAAAGAAACTTAGTAAAAAGAAACTTGCCAGgcaaaaggaaaaaatgatGAGAGAATAA
- the LOC117607752 gene encoding synaptic vesicle glycoprotein 2B has translation MVESESNSKHNHKCDVKDERLNGCGSKDLELARIGTKGKTLDPEKGSFVKADFEKAIELTDYGKFHYFLLTVCGFVSTSEEMDVISMSFILPSAQCDLKLDTQAKGWLNSIIFIGMMAGAYAWGSVADALGRRKVLIAISFTNALCIVASSFSQSYELFMFFRFLNGAALGGSGPVIWSYFAEFQPKSKRGSMLSFMAAFWTLGNLFVAGLAWSIIPNDIGITSTAFTYNSWRIFLLICAAPSFIVAGLLLLLPESPKYLLSCGRYEEALDIFRGIYAINTGKPRDSYTVKELILDDFREPEPTKDGIEKNKCKTMLSDIVDNSKQLFVSPILRFTIISIIINFTFHIGYYGLMMWFPELFNRFDEFHRDHPGEVASICQVTDYVVQKGSYNVENLCSDKIGASVFMESLITVASAIPANIIAVLGMDRLGRKFFLVFSTLSSGLCSIGLYFVYNKQHNLIVSAFFSGVISCGNAALDCLITEVFPTHLRATGIAISMVAARLGGIIGNIVIAQLLDMYCPAPTFIVAALLIGGGLLCLFLPNTTREPLS, from the exons ATGGTAGAGAGTGAATCCAATTCAAAGCACAATCATA aGTGTGATGTAAAAGACGAGCGGCTAAACGGCTGTGGCTCAAAGGATCTCGAACTTGCCC GTATTGGAACAAAGGGCAAGACCCTAGATCCAGAGAAAGGATCCTTCGTTAAAGCAGATTTCGAGAAAGCTATTGAACTTACcg ACTATGGCAAGTTTCACTACTTCCTCCTCACAGTATGTGGCTTCGTCAGCACCAGCGAGGAGATGGACGTAATTTCTATGTCCTTCATCCTCCCAAGTGCACAATGTGATTTGAAGCTCGATACCCAAGCCAAGGGATGGCTCAACTCGATCATCTTCATCGGCATGATGGCAGGGGCGTACGCCTGGGGCTCTGTCGCAGATGCCCTGGGACGTCGGAAGGTTCTAATTGCCATCTCCTTCACCAACGCCCTTTGCATCGTAGCCTCCAGCTTCAGCCAGTCCTATGAACTCTTCATGTTCTTTCGTTTTCTTAACGGCGCTGC CCTCGGAGGCAGTGGACCGGTCATCTGGTCTTATTTCGCTGAATTCCAGCCGAAGTCTAAGCGAGGCTCGATGCTGTCCTTCATGGCTGCCTTCTGGACGCTTGGAAATCTGTTTGTTGCTG GTTTAGCATGGTCGATCATCCCTAATGACATCGGTATCACGAGTACGGCATTCACTTATAATTCTTGGCGAATCTTCCTGCTGATCTGCGCTGCTCCGTCGTTTATCGTCGCGGGGCTACTCCTGCTGCTCCCTGAATCCCCTAAGTACCTCCTCTCCTGCGGAAGATACGAGGAGGCACTCGATATCTTCCGTGGGATTTATGCCATTAACACTGGTAAACCACGTGACAGTTACACG GTAAAAGAATTGATCTTGGACGACTTCCGTGAACCGGAACCGACCAAGGATGGCATCGAAAAGAATAAATGTAAAACAATGCTTAGCGATATTGTAGACAATAGTAAACAACTGTTCGTTTCACCGATACTTCGCTTCACTATCATCTCCATCATCATCAACTTTACTTTTCACATCGGTTATTACGGTCTTATGATGTGGTTCCCCGAACTGTTCAATCGCTTCGACGAATTCCATCGTGATCATCCTGGTGAGGTCGCCTCCATATGTCAGGTGACCGACTATGTTGTTCAAAAGGGTTCTTACAATGTTGAGAATCTTTGTTCGGATAAAATTGGTGCCTCCGTCTTCATGGAATCATTAATCACAGTGGCGTCTGCTATTCCAGCAAATATCATTGCTGTTTTGGGAATGGACCGCCTTGGACGCAAATTCTTCCTTG TTTTTAGTACACTGTCGTCAGGGCTGTGCTCAATCGGGCTGTACTTCGTGTACAATAAACAACATAATCTCATCGTATCAGCCTTTTTCAGTGGTGTAATAAGCTGTGGTAACGCGGCCTTAGACTGTCTCATAACAGAAGTTTTCCCAACTCATCTGCGTGCCACAGGAATTGCCATCTCCATGGTGGCAGCACGTCTTGGTGGAATCATTGGGAATATCGTAATAGCTCAACTCTTGGACATGTACTGCCCAGCACCAACCTTCATCGTTGCTGCTCTTTTAATTG GTGGAGGATTATTGTGCTTATTTTTACCAAACACAACGCGTGAACCACTTTCTTGA